The following proteins are encoded in a genomic region of Lutra lutra chromosome 16, mLutLut1.2, whole genome shotgun sequence:
- the NDEL1 gene encoding nuclear distribution protein nudE-like 1 isoform X3 — MDGEDIPDFSSLKEETAYWKELSLKYKQSFQEARDELVEFQEGSRELEAELEAQLVQAEQRNRDLQADNQRLKYEVEALKEKLEHQYAQSYKQVSVLEDDLSQTRAIKEQLHKYVRELEQANDDLERAKRATIVSLEDFEQRLNQAIERNAFLESELDEKESLLVSVQRLKDEARDLRQELAVRERQQEVTRKSAPSSPTLDCEKMDSAVQASLSLPATPVGKGTENSFPSPKAIPNGFGASPLTPSARISALNIVGDLLRKVGALESKLAACRNFAKDQASRKSYISGNVNCGVMNSNGTKFSRSGHTSFFDKGQEKVIFPTLFMGQ; from the exons ATGGATGGTGAAGATATACCAGATTTTTCAAGTTTAAAGGAGGAAACTGCCTACTGGAAGGAACTTTCCTTGAAGTATAAACAAAG CTTCCAGGAGGCTCGGGATGAGCTAGTGGAATTccaggaggggagcagggagctggaagcaGAGCTGGAGGCACAGTTAGTACAGGCCGAGCAGAGGAACAGAGACCTGCAAGCTGACAACCAAAGACTGAAGTACGAAGTGGAAGCGTTGAAG GAGAAGCTGGAGCACCAGTACGCGCAGAGCTACAAGCAGGTGTCGGTGCTGGAGGATGACCTGAGTCAGACCCGGGCCATAAAGGAGCAGCTGCACAAGTACGTGCGGGAGTTGGAACAGGCCAACGACGACCTGGAGCGTGCCAAGCG ggcaACAATAGTTTCACTGGAAGACTTTGAACAAAGGCTAAATCAGGCCATCGAACGCAATGCATTTTTAGAGAGTGAGCTTGACGAGAAGGAATCCTTGTTGGTGTCCGTCCAACGGTTAAAGGATGAAGCAAGAG atttaAGACAAGAACTGGCAGTCCGGGAAAGACAACAGGAGGTAACCAGAAAGTCGGCCCCCAGTTCTCCGACCCTTGATTGTGAAAAGATGGACTCTGCGGTCCAGGCGTCACTTTCTTTGCCAGCCACTCCTGTTGGCAAGGGCACGGAGAACAGTTTTCCTTCACCAAAAG CTATACCAAACGGTTTTGGTGCCAGTCCGCTTACTCCTTCTGCTCGGATCTCCGCGCTCAACATCGTGGGGGACCTCTTACGGAAAGTCGGG GCTTTAGAATCCAAATTAGCAGCTTGCAGGAATTTTGCAAAGGACCAAGCATCGCGGAAATCCTATATTTCAGGGAATGTTAACTGTGGGGTCATGAATAGTAACGGCACGAAGTTCTCTCGATCAGGACATACGTCTTTCTTTGACAAAGG gCAAGAAAAGGTCATATTTCCCACGTTGTTCATGG
- the NDEL1 gene encoding nuclear distribution protein nudE-like 1 isoform X1 translates to MDGEDIPDFSSLKEETAYWKELSLKYKQSFQEARDELVEFQEGSRELEAELEAQLVQAEQRNRDLQADNQRLKYEVEALKEKLEHQYAQSYKQVSVLEDDLSQTRAIKEQLHKYVRELEQANDDLERAKRATIVSLEDFEQRLNQAIERNAFLESELDEKESLLVSVQRLKDEARDLRQELAVRERQQEVTRKSAPSSPTLDCEKMDSAVQASLSLPATPVGKGTENSFPSPKAIPNGFGASPLTPSARISALNIVGDLLRKVGALESKLAACRNFAKDQASRKSYISGNVNCGVMNSNGTKFSRSGHTSFFDKGAVNGFDPAPPPPGLGSSRPSSAPGMLPLSV, encoded by the exons ATGGATGGTGAAGATATACCAGATTTTTCAAGTTTAAAGGAGGAAACTGCCTACTGGAAGGAACTTTCCTTGAAGTATAAACAAAG CTTCCAGGAGGCTCGGGATGAGCTAGTGGAATTccaggaggggagcagggagctggaagcaGAGCTGGAGGCACAGTTAGTACAGGCCGAGCAGAGGAACAGAGACCTGCAAGCTGACAACCAAAGACTGAAGTACGAAGTGGAAGCGTTGAAG GAGAAGCTGGAGCACCAGTACGCGCAGAGCTACAAGCAGGTGTCGGTGCTGGAGGATGACCTGAGTCAGACCCGGGCCATAAAGGAGCAGCTGCACAAGTACGTGCGGGAGTTGGAACAGGCCAACGACGACCTGGAGCGTGCCAAGCG ggcaACAATAGTTTCACTGGAAGACTTTGAACAAAGGCTAAATCAGGCCATCGAACGCAATGCATTTTTAGAGAGTGAGCTTGACGAGAAGGAATCCTTGTTGGTGTCCGTCCAACGGTTAAAGGATGAAGCAAGAG atttaAGACAAGAACTGGCAGTCCGGGAAAGACAACAGGAGGTAACCAGAAAGTCGGCCCCCAGTTCTCCGACCCTTGATTGTGAAAAGATGGACTCTGCGGTCCAGGCGTCACTTTCTTTGCCAGCCACTCCTGTTGGCAAGGGCACGGAGAACAGTTTTCCTTCACCAAAAG CTATACCAAACGGTTTTGGTGCCAGTCCGCTTACTCCTTCTGCTCGGATCTCCGCGCTCAACATCGTGGGGGACCTCTTACGGAAAGTCGGG GCTTTAGAATCCAAATTAGCAGCTTGCAGGAATTTTGCAAAGGACCAAGCATCGCGGAAATCCTATATTTCAGGGAATGTTAACTGTGGGGTCATGAATAGTAACGGCACGAAGTTCTCTCGATCAGGACATACGTCTTTCTTTGACAAAGG
- the NDEL1 gene encoding nuclear distribution protein nudE-like 1 isoform X2, which translates to MDGEDIPDFSSLKEETAYWKELSLKYKQSFQEARDELVEFQEGSRELEAELEAQLVQAEQRNRDLQADNQRLKYEVEALKEKLEHQYAQSYKQVSVLEDDLSQTRAIKEQLHKYVRELEQANDDLERAKRATIVSLEDFEQRLNQAIERNAFLESELDEKESLLVSVQRLKDEARDLRQELAVRERQQEVTRKSAPSSPTLDCEKMDSAVQASLSLPATPVGKGTENSFPSPKAIPNGFGASPLTPSARISALNIVGDLLRKVGALESKLAACRNFAKDQASRKSYISGNVNCGVMNSNGTKFSRSGHTSFFDKGLSQLADTREAAVGAP; encoded by the exons ATGGATGGTGAAGATATACCAGATTTTTCAAGTTTAAAGGAGGAAACTGCCTACTGGAAGGAACTTTCCTTGAAGTATAAACAAAG CTTCCAGGAGGCTCGGGATGAGCTAGTGGAATTccaggaggggagcagggagctggaagcaGAGCTGGAGGCACAGTTAGTACAGGCCGAGCAGAGGAACAGAGACCTGCAAGCTGACAACCAAAGACTGAAGTACGAAGTGGAAGCGTTGAAG GAGAAGCTGGAGCACCAGTACGCGCAGAGCTACAAGCAGGTGTCGGTGCTGGAGGATGACCTGAGTCAGACCCGGGCCATAAAGGAGCAGCTGCACAAGTACGTGCGGGAGTTGGAACAGGCCAACGACGACCTGGAGCGTGCCAAGCG ggcaACAATAGTTTCACTGGAAGACTTTGAACAAAGGCTAAATCAGGCCATCGAACGCAATGCATTTTTAGAGAGTGAGCTTGACGAGAAGGAATCCTTGTTGGTGTCCGTCCAACGGTTAAAGGATGAAGCAAGAG atttaAGACAAGAACTGGCAGTCCGGGAAAGACAACAGGAGGTAACCAGAAAGTCGGCCCCCAGTTCTCCGACCCTTGATTGTGAAAAGATGGACTCTGCGGTCCAGGCGTCACTTTCTTTGCCAGCCACTCCTGTTGGCAAGGGCACGGAGAACAGTTTTCCTTCACCAAAAG CTATACCAAACGGTTTTGGTGCCAGTCCGCTTACTCCTTCTGCTCGGATCTCCGCGCTCAACATCGTGGGGGACCTCTTACGGAAAGTCGGG GCTTTAGAATCCAAATTAGCAGCTTGCAGGAATTTTGCAAAGGACCAAGCATCGCGGAAATCCTATATTTCAGGGAATGTTAACTGTGGGGTCATGAATAGTAACGGCACGAAGTTCTCTCGATCAGGACATACGTCTTTCTTTGACAAAGG